Part of the Flavobacterium sp. MDT1-60 genome, TTTTATCGTGAGTTGATATAACCGTATAAAACAAGCAGAAAAATAAATTTTAAAAATTAGGGTAACAATATCAAACCCGAATTGATATAAGAATATAAAATTAAAATTAACAACCAGAATCTGAAACCACTTGAAACTAATCAAGACAGATTTATAAAACTAGAAATCATGAACACAAAATTTAAAACTATCAGTCTTTTATTTTTATTAGTAATCACTTTAGTAAGTTGTGATACCAACAGTGACGGCGATGACATTATTATTTCGCCACCAACTTCTGCAGCCTTTAAAAGCATCAACGAAAAAGGAGTTAAAAGAAACACACAAAATTTTACTATTACAGCCGGAGCCGGAGTGGTAACCTTTACTTCTGCAAAAGGAGTAAAAGTAAACATCAACGGAAACTGTCTGACTAAAAACGGAAATCCGGTAACAGGAACTGTCGATATCGAATATATCGAACTTTTTGACAAAGGAAACATGTTGGTGACCAACAAACCAACAATGGGAATTATGCCTGACGGAAAGAAAAACCTGTTAATTTCAGGAGGAGAAATCTTCATCAAAGCAAAACAGGGCGGCGTTGAACTTCAAAACTCTTGTTCTATGAATATGATGATTCCGACTGATTTAACAGATGGTTTAGACAATGCCATGACCTTATGGGCTGGTGTAATCGACGATAAAGGAGAACTAGCCTGGAGAGAAGCTAAAGATGCTAATGGCGGAAAAGGTGGTGTTCAGGGTGAAGGCGCCAACTATTATGTAACTTTTGGAAACTTTGGCTGGACAAATGTGGATCGTTTCTACAGCGATCCAAGACCTAAAACAACCCTTCTTGTTGATGCTCCTGATGGTTATGACAATAATAATAGCGCTGTTTATCTATCTTATGATGGAGAAGGAACAAACGCATTGGCTAAATTAGATACCTATACTACGGCTGGATTATTCAGCGAACACTACGGTCAAATCCCAATTGGTTTAAAATGTCATGTGATTTTTGTGACCGAGGACAATGGCAATTGGCGTTATGCAATAAAAGCCGTAACCGTTGCAGCCAACGATGTTTACACCTTTACACTTGCAGAAACTGTTATTGGGACAGAAGCGCAACTGGTGGCCGCAATCAATGCTATTCAGTAACTTACAAAATACTTTTTAAGAAAAAGTGGTGATTTGCTCATCACTTTTTTTTACATTTAAACCTGTTTTGAAATTAATTCAGATGATTTTAAAGCTAAAAAACCTCTAGTTATGAAATTACTAACGTCTATTTTCTTTATTCTATTCTCTATTCTCGCAATAGGACAAACCAAAGTAAAAGACACCATAACCCGAAGAGCCACTATTGGTTTTATTCAAAATGGAAATGCCGTTACTTATAAACCGGAAACTCCACCTTTGATTCCGATTGCGGGTGCGCCAAAACCAAGTTATTCGTATTTATGGGAACTCGGTGACGGCCATTACAGCAAAGAAGCCGAGCCTAAACACGTCTATAAAAACAAAGGAACGTATACCACAAGACTTGCCGTAACCAACAATTACGATAACGGAAAACCACCTGCAACGCGACCTAAAAAAGTTGCGATAAACGATATTACTGATACCAATTATAAAGACATCGCTTCCATAGAAGATCAAAATGGATTTGCGATAATCAAAAACTGCGACCCCATTCCGGAACAGGAAATGGTAGTCGTAGTAGGTTATCAAAACTTGGAGAATTATGTTGCGAGCGGGAAACTGTATTTGTTTTATAATGAGAAGCAATTCAAAAATAACAATTTCGAATTGGTCGATTTTAGAACGTATGCCAACGAACGCGAAGTAAAGGAAAATGCTGTTGCGTCGGTTGATGACCTGGACGATTCTAAAAATTATCTGGCTTCCGCCGAAAATACAATAAAACTCAAAAAATATCGGAATACAACGACAGAAGAAGATTTGGATGCTTCCTTATTAGAAGCAAATAAATTATATCATAATGTCAATGTTTTAGAATTTGACGGTGCTAATCCGGGAGAAACACGCAATGTTTTTTATACCTTTAAAACTACTCCGGAAATGATAAAAGATACCAGCGCTACGGTTACAATGCGCGGGATTTTTGTTCCGAATCGGAGTTATAAAAATCACAAAATAAAAAATCTGGAAATGGAAATTGTGACTTCTCATGATCCAAACAAAATGGGATCTAATGGAAGTTTTATGAATTACAGATTGGTGCGTTTTAAAAGAGTGAATTTTAAAACCCGTTTTCAAAACAACGGCGAAGGACCCGCGAGAATGATTCGGCTAGAAACAGATGTTCCGGACATGTTTGATAAAAAGACTTTTCAGATTGAAGACATGTATCCTAAATGTCCGATTTGTCCAAAAGATGAAGAACCAACCGTAAGTTGTCTCGACACCATCATCAAACAAAAGCAGATTTTCTTCACTTTCAAAAACATTTATTTACCAGGAAGCGAACAAAAAAATGTACATGAAAAAGATTCTACAAAAGGTTTTGTAAAATACTCCATGAAATTTGCAGAGGACTTTCATAAAGTAAAAACCCGAAGCCGAACCGCTATTATTTTTGATAAAAACGAACCCATAATTACCAATTACGCCACTACCCGATTCTTGCCCGGAATTTCGATTGGTGCAAAAGCCGGATATAATTTGTATCCAAATCTGGAAAAATCGACGAGTTATTTTGTGGGTGCCACGATCTCGCCTTTTAAATCGTATCGTTTTTATTGGCAGGCAGAATGGGTTAATGCTTTGAATAAATATGACAGTGACGTTGATATTAAAAATGAAATAAACACAAACGCAAACGGAGTAAGACAATTGGTGCGCACCACTACTGAAACGGAAAACCAAAATGTTAATTGGGAAATTCCGCTTTTGATTCGGTACAACATTAATAATTATATCGGAATTGGTACCGGAATTCAGGCGAATATAAATGTCTCAGAAGAACAAAATCAGAATATAAAAATCGAGACTTTTGAAGGCGACAAAGAGAGTTTTTTAATTAGTACAACTACAACATCCAATACGGTAAAAAATTCATTTGCTGATTTTAAAACCGGTCTTTTATTTGATTTAACGGCTGGTTTCGCAAGAATTGGTCCGAGTCTGGGTGCACGTTATGTAATCAACTTTGAGCAGAATTTTAATTATTTTCAGTTTTATGGAATTTGGAAGTTTTAGGATTCTACCACAGAGATACACGTAGGTTTGCACAGAGATATGTATAAAAGGTTTTTCCACGAATTTCACTAATTTTCACTAATTTTTTTAACACTTTGCTTTCATTTGTTGATTGGTGAAAATTGGTGAAATTCGTGGCAAAAAAACTTTAAAATATTTCGTGAATCTCTGCGAAAAACTTTGTGTATCTCTGTGGAATAAATAATCATTTATGAAAAAACTATATTGCCATATTTTCATCTTCTTTACGCTGATTCTATTCGGGCAGAAAACTATTTCTCAGGAAGATAAAATATATACTGCAATTGATGTTTTTGTCGCTCATCCTTCCGCGAAAGCGTTACAACAATTAACCAATACAGAAGCTGATTTCTGGAAAAGTCCAAAACCAAAAATCAAAGACGAATTATTGTCAATTGTGGTTTTAAACTGCAATAAAGCATATTATGAAAATCAATTCGGGCAAACTGAAAAAGCAATTTCAAGTTATGAAAAAGCCTGGCAAATTTATCAGAAGCAGCAACTTTCTAATTATGATATTATTGAATATTGCCTGAAACCTTTGGGGAATTTATATACTGTTTTAGGGGATTATGACAACGCCGAAAACACGATTAAGCAATATTTTTTTATTGTTAATACTACCAAAAATTATCCTGATGCTCAGAAACAGAAATTTGCTGCGATTT contains:
- a CDS encoding PKD domain-containing protein, producing the protein MKLLTSIFFILFSILAIGQTKVKDTITRRATIGFIQNGNAVTYKPETPPLIPIAGAPKPSYSYLWELGDGHYSKEAEPKHVYKNKGTYTTRLAVTNNYDNGKPPATRPKKVAINDITDTNYKDIASIEDQNGFAIIKNCDPIPEQEMVVVVGYQNLENYVASGKLYLFYNEKQFKNNNFELVDFRTYANEREVKENAVASVDDLDDSKNYLASAENTIKLKKYRNTTTEEDLDASLLEANKLYHNVNVLEFDGANPGETRNVFYTFKTTPEMIKDTSATVTMRGIFVPNRSYKNHKIKNLEMEIVTSHDPNKMGSNGSFMNYRLVRFKRVNFKTRFQNNGEGPARMIRLETDVPDMFDKKTFQIEDMYPKCPICPKDEEPTVSCLDTIIKQKQIFFTFKNIYLPGSEQKNVHEKDSTKGFVKYSMKFAEDFHKVKTRSRTAIIFDKNEPIITNYATTRFLPGISIGAKAGYNLYPNLEKSTSYFVGATISPFKSYRFYWQAEWVNALNKYDSDVDIKNEINTNANGVRQLVRTTTETENQNVNWEIPLLIRYNINNYIGIGTGIQANINVSEEQNQNIKIETFEGDKESFLISTTTTSNTVKNSFADFKTGLLFDLTAGFARIGPSLGARYVINFEQNFNYFQFYGIWKF